The Streptomyces sp. NBC_01591 genome window below encodes:
- a CDS encoding carbon-nitrogen hydrolase family protein translates to MARPLPLILAQAPGRPADDLAGFAADVERRVKLRAPGALVVYPELHLGESAPGVPAAPEKAAEPLDGKRDAAFAELAGDLGIWLVPGSVYERGTGDRVHNTTPVYSPRGERLAAYRKICPWRPYETTTPGNRFEVVDLAGVGRIGLSICYDTWFPEISRHLAWMGAELIVNVVRTSTSDRAQEVVLSRANAITNQVFVASVNSAAPSGIGRSLVIDPQGTVRAETVDAGDSTLTDVIDLDEVSNVRRYGTAGLNRIWDQFRPGDPALELPLYGGRIDPATWNPAHTTEEPPR, encoded by the coding sequence ATGGCCCGCCCCCTGCCCCTGATCCTCGCCCAGGCGCCCGGCCGCCCGGCCGACGACCTCGCAGGCTTTGCCGCCGACGTGGAGCGGCGCGTGAAACTGCGCGCACCCGGCGCCCTCGTCGTCTACCCCGAACTGCACCTAGGCGAGAGCGCCCCCGGCGTCCCGGCCGCCCCGGAGAAGGCCGCCGAGCCGCTCGACGGCAAACGCGATGCGGCCTTCGCCGAGCTCGCGGGGGATCTGGGCATCTGGCTGGTACCCGGCAGCGTCTACGAGCGAGGCACCGGCGACCGCGTCCACAACACGACACCGGTCTATTCACCACGAGGTGAGCGCCTCGCCGCGTACCGCAAGATCTGCCCGTGGCGCCCGTACGAGACGACCACACCCGGCAACCGGTTCGAGGTCGTCGACCTCGCCGGGGTCGGCCGCATCGGACTGTCCATCTGCTACGACACCTGGTTCCCGGAGATCTCCCGCCATCTGGCCTGGATGGGCGCCGAGCTGATCGTCAACGTGGTCCGCACGTCGACGAGCGACCGCGCGCAGGAAGTCGTCCTCAGCCGCGCCAACGCCATCACCAATCAGGTCTTCGTTGCCAGCGTCAACTCCGCCGCCCCATCCGGGATCGGCCGCAGCCTCGTCATCGATCCACAGGGCACGGTGCGCGCCGAAACCGTCGATGCCGGAGACTCCACCCTCACCGACGTGATCGACCTCGACGAGGTCAGCAACGTCCGCCGCTACGGCACCGCCGGTCTCAACCGGATCTGGGACCAGTTCCGCCCCGGCGACCCAGCCCTCGAACTCCCGCTGTACGGGGGCCGCATCGACCCCGCCACCTGGAACCCCGCCCACACCACCGAGGAGCCGCCACGATGA
- a CDS encoding LysR family transcriptional regulator, which yields MELRVLRYFLSIVETGSVTKAAEVVRVAQPSLSRQLRGLEGSLGMTLFDRGGKQMVLTAAGRRFLPLARDLVARADAAEAAVGALAAGRAMRITVAAPPTTITDVIAPFLATWGPEDPLVTVQAESPARAYQALAWGADVAISSAPPRRRFAGLPVARLPLWAYVRADHAWADRGRVTIRELAAEPLIVLTPAHGTRRILDHAVQDADASYDIVLECDTPHVAQAMAASGHGVAVVSDDPRFDLHPLLILDSTGEPLQIHLHAAWDAGHYALHSIEAFAAGLSCFCVERYGPQVAARL from the coding sequence ATGGAACTCCGAGTGCTGCGCTACTTCCTGTCCATCGTGGAGACCGGTTCCGTCACCAAGGCTGCCGAGGTGGTCCGCGTCGCCCAGCCCTCGCTGTCGCGTCAACTGCGCGGCCTGGAAGGGTCCTTGGGGATGACGCTCTTCGACCGCGGCGGCAAGCAGATGGTCCTGACGGCGGCCGGCCGGCGCTTCCTTCCCCTGGCCCGCGACCTGGTCGCCCGTGCGGATGCCGCCGAGGCCGCAGTCGGTGCGCTGGCTGCCGGTCGTGCCATGCGGATCACCGTGGCGGCGCCGCCCACCACCATCACCGACGTGATCGCGCCGTTCCTGGCCACCTGGGGGCCGGAGGATCCGCTCGTCACCGTGCAGGCGGAGAGTCCGGCACGTGCGTACCAGGCCCTTGCGTGGGGCGCCGATGTAGCCATCTCCTCGGCACCTCCGAGGCGCCGTTTCGCCGGGCTCCCGGTGGCCCGCCTGCCGCTGTGGGCCTACGTCCGTGCCGACCATGCCTGGGCGGACCGGGGCCGCGTCACCATCAGGGAACTTGCCGCGGAGCCCCTCATCGTCCTCACCCCGGCGCACGGCACCCGCCGCATCCTGGACCATGCCGTGCAGGATGCGGACGCCTCGTACGACATCGTGCTCGAATGCGACACCCCGCACGTCGCACAGGCCATGGCGGCTTCGGGCCATGGTGTCGCGGTGGTCTCCGACGATCCCCGCTTCGACCTGCACCCGCTGCTGATCCTCGACAGCACGGGCGAACCGCTGCAGATCCACCTGCACGCGGCGTGGGACGCCGGCCACTACGCGCTGCACAGCATCGAGGCATTCGCGGCCGGGCTGTCATGTTTTTGTGTCGAGCGGTACGGGCCACAGGTCGCCGCCCGCCTGTGA
- a CDS encoding ISKra4 family transposase, protein MAETAFAAARGLFEQVAKDLTSPDAAALTHSGLEDLLAARMREVTRQLFQDHLDLRAVRERRAGQVVDETGVERTRIERGRRRILATVFGKVTATRIAYRATGSADLHLADAALNMPAGMHSHGLARLAATESARGSFAEAVDRVNALTGAGVGHRQVQELAVAAAAGIDAFYQALVPEPCTDATLLVLSTDGKGVVIRPEALREATAKAAATKSGNKMATRLAPGEKHGRKRMATLGTVYDTEPAVRGVDDIIADPADPAKECRPGPRARSKWLCGSVNDTAEQVIAAVFDQAEARDPAHRRTWVVLVDGARHQLDLIRAEAARRNVTVHIVIDIIHVLEYLWGAAHCLHPAGDRAAEAWVAGQARTILAGGSEQAAASISAAADAVGLRPGSRKGIDDAVGYLKNKAAYLRYDTALTEGFPIATGIIEGACRHLVKDRLDITGARWGLSGAEAVLKLRALRSNGDFDTYWAWHETQEFTRNHQARYRDTLIPAA, encoded by the coding sequence GTGGCCGAGACCGCGTTCGCCGCCGCCCGCGGCCTGTTCGAGCAGGTCGCCAAGGATCTGACGTCGCCGGACGCCGCCGCGTTGACGCATTCAGGGCTGGAAGACCTGCTCGCGGCGCGCATGCGCGAGGTGACCCGGCAGCTGTTCCAGGACCATCTGGATCTGCGCGCGGTGCGCGAGCGGCGGGCCGGGCAGGTGGTCGATGAGACCGGGGTTGAACGCACCCGGATCGAGCGGGGCCGACGCCGGATCCTGGCCACGGTGTTCGGGAAGGTCACCGCGACCCGGATCGCCTACCGGGCCACCGGCTCGGCGGATCTGCACCTGGCCGACGCCGCGCTGAACATGCCGGCCGGGATGCACAGCCATGGGCTGGCCAGGCTCGCCGCCACCGAGTCCGCCCGCGGCTCCTTCGCCGAGGCGGTCGACCGCGTCAACGCGCTGACCGGCGCCGGGGTCGGCCACAGGCAGGTCCAGGAGCTCGCCGTGGCCGCCGCGGCCGGCATCGACGCTTTCTACCAGGCCCTGGTGCCCGAGCCGTGCACCGACGCCACGCTGCTGGTGCTGTCCACCGACGGCAAGGGCGTGGTGATAAGGCCCGAGGCGCTGCGCGAGGCCACGGCGAAGGCCGCTGCGACCAAGAGCGGCAACAAGATGGCGACCAGGCTCGCGCCCGGGGAGAAGCACGGCCGCAAACGGATGGCCACCCTGGGCACCGTCTACGACACCGAGCCCGCCGTCCGCGGCGTCGACGACATCATCGCCGACCCCGCCGACCCCGCGAAGGAGTGTCGCCCGGGACCGAGAGCCAGGTCCAAGTGGCTGTGCGGCTCGGTGAACGACACCGCCGAACAAGTCATCGCCGCGGTATTCGACCAGGCCGAAGCCCGCGACCCCGCCCACCGCCGGACCTGGGTCGTGCTGGTCGACGGCGCCCGGCACCAGCTCGACCTCATCCGAGCCGAGGCAGCACGCCGGAACGTCACCGTGCACATCGTCATCGACATCATCCACGTGCTCGAATACCTGTGGGGCGCCGCGCACTGCCTGCACCCGGCCGGCGACCGCGCGGCCGAGGCCTGGGTCGCCGGACAGGCCCGTACCATCCTGGCCGGAGGCTCCGAGCAGGCCGCGGCCTCGATCAGCGCCGCCGCCGACGCCGTCGGGCTCAGGCCTGGCTCACGCAAGGGTATCGACGACGCCGTCGGTTACCTGAAGAACAAGGCCGCCTACCTGCGTTACGACACCGCGCTGACCGAAGGCTTCCCGATCGCCACCGGGATCATCGAGGGGGCGTGCCGCCACCTGGTCAAAGACCGCCTCGACATCACCGGAGCCCGCTGGGGCCTCTCCGGCGCCGAAGCCGTCCTGAAACTCCGTGCCCTGCGCAGCAACGGCGACTTCGACACCTACTGGGCCTGGCACGAGACACAGGAGTTCACGCGCAACCACCAGGCCCGATACCGCGACACGCTCATACCAGCGGCTTGA
- a CDS encoding IS4 family transposase has translation MPFHHVLSAPVVAITRTVTVAAGRFAPGHLGELTAVVPFELVDAVLEETRSIQRRLRDLPSRVGVYFLLAMCLFPEVGYRLVWDKLAAGLDGVSVAGPTPKALRDLRRRLGAAPVRALFEVLAGPLARPTTPGVRFGPFRTVSFDGCSSQKVADSERNRGWLGRTSHHGYPTMELMTLVETGTRALIGAVFGPPSGGETGYASRLLHLLRPDMLVLWDKGFDGNSFLAAVNATGAQVLGRLRANRRTPVLTRLGDGSYLSVIGTEKVRVIDATITVTCAGGTVFAGSYRLVTTLTDARRYPAAVLAGLYHQRWEHESAYYALRHTIMNGRVLRSGDPAGVEQEMWALLTLYQTLRTVMVEAAESLPGTDPDRCCFTVALQTARDQVVQAAAVITDPVDAGRPGLIGHRILTRLLPPRRQRVSTRKVKSPMSRYSTRHEDGRPDNTCTVTGLDINILEPPESHPQLPAVSRDDRHTALAKRRRHRILALLEKDPDRLWRLQMGRDRPHPQTRPRPLRRHNMDPNSPCVTSENANYPALGPHP, from the coding sequence TTGCCGTTTCATCATGTCCTTTCGGCCCCGGTAGTGGCCATCACCCGTACGGTCACCGTGGCGGCGGGCCGGTTCGCGCCGGGGCATCTGGGCGAGCTGACAGCCGTCGTGCCGTTTGAGCTGGTCGACGCGGTCCTGGAGGAGACGCGGTCGATACAGCGGCGACTGCGTGATCTCCCGTCGCGGGTGGGGGTGTACTTCCTGCTCGCGATGTGCCTGTTCCCCGAGGTCGGATACCGGTTGGTCTGGGACAAGCTGGCGGCGGGCCTGGACGGGGTTTCGGTGGCCGGTCCGACGCCGAAGGCCCTGCGTGATCTGCGCCGTCGGCTTGGAGCCGCACCGGTTCGGGCACTGTTCGAGGTGCTGGCCGGTCCGCTGGCCCGGCCGACGACACCGGGGGTGCGATTCGGTCCGTTCCGGACGGTGTCGTTCGACGGGTGCAGTTCACAGAAGGTCGCCGACTCCGAGCGGAACCGGGGCTGGCTGGGGCGGACGTCTCACCACGGCTATCCGACCATGGAGTTGATGACGCTGGTCGAGACCGGGACCAGGGCGCTCATCGGCGCGGTGTTCGGGCCACCGTCCGGCGGCGAAACCGGTTACGCCTCACGGCTACTGCATCTGCTGCGGCCGGACATGCTGGTCCTGTGGGACAAGGGCTTCGACGGCAACAGCTTCCTCGCTGCCGTGAACGCGACCGGCGCTCAGGTGCTGGGCCGGCTCCGGGCCAACCGCCGCACTCCGGTCCTGACGCGTCTCGGTGACGGCTCGTACCTGTCGGTGATCGGTACGGAGAAAGTCCGTGTCATCGACGCGACCATCACGGTGACCTGCGCGGGCGGGACCGTCTTCGCAGGCTCCTACCGGCTGGTCACTACCCTGACCGACGCCCGCCGCTACCCGGCGGCCGTGCTGGCAGGTCTCTACCACCAGCGGTGGGAACACGAATCGGCGTACTACGCGCTCCGCCACACGATCATGAACGGGCGCGTCCTGCGTTCGGGCGACCCGGCCGGCGTCGAACAGGAGATGTGGGCCCTGCTCACTCTCTACCAGACCCTGCGGACCGTGATGGTCGAGGCCGCGGAGTCGCTGCCGGGCACCGACCCGGACCGCTGCTGCTTCACCGTCGCCCTCCAGACCGCCCGTGACCAGGTCGTCCAGGCCGCCGCCGTCATCACCGACCCCGTCGATGCCGGTCGTCCCGGACTGATCGGCCACCGGATCCTGACCCGCCTCCTCCCGCCCAGACGCCAGCGGGTCAGCACCCGCAAGGTCAAGTCACCGATGTCCCGCTACAGCACCCGCCACGAGGACGGCAGGCCCGACAACACCTGCACCGTCACCGGTCTCGACATCAACATCCTCGAGCCTCCGGAATCCCACCCTCAGCTCCCCGCCGTCTCCCGCGACGACCGGCACACCGCCCTCGCCAAGCGCCGCCGGCACCGAATCCTGGCCCTGCTCGAGAAGGACCCCGACCGCCTCTGGCGCCTCCAGATGGGCCGAGACCGGCCTCATCCACAAACTCGGCCCCGGCCTCTACGCCGCCACAACATGGACCCCAACTCCCCTTGCGTGACCAGCGAAAACGCTAACTACCCGGCCTTGGGCCCTCACCCCTGA
- a CDS encoding IS3 family transposase (programmed frameshift), producing the protein MVMKHYSAEFKADAVALYESRPEATIKQVAADLGINPETLRNWIRVAGSGCPRGRRSTAPSSAPVVPSALEAEVAALRRENAELKKEREILRKAARYFGGGDGLVNRCQFVEDHQRRYGVKRLCRVLGLARSTFYYWRRTASLRAARQAADARLATLIRTVHRASDGTYGVPRITAELRDGGEVVNHKRVARVMKAIGLAGLRLRRRHRTTVPDLTVAKVPALIGRDFTATDVNTKYVGDITYLPLSGGTFRYLATVIDLASRRLAGWAIADHMRADLVIDALHAAERTRGNLTGAIFHSDHGAQYCSRAFADACREAGVTQSMSAVGSSADNALAESFNATCKRETLQGRRAWDTEHEAHLDLLRWLHRYNTVRRHSRLGHRSPIAYERALRTTSTTLAESA; encoded by the exons GTGGTCATGAAGCACTACTCCGCCGAGTTCAAGGCGGATGCGGTCGCGTTGTACGAGTCGCGGCCGGAAGCGACGATCAAGCAGGTTGCCGCGGACCTGGGGATCAACCCGGAGACCCTGCGGAACTGGATCCGGGTGGCCGGCTCCGGCTGCCCGCGGGGCCGCCGTTCGACCGCCCCGTCTTCAGCCCCGGTAGTGCCGTCGGCGCTGGAAGCCGAGGTCGCCGCCCTGCGACGGGAAAACGCCGAGCTGAAGAAGGAACGCGAGATCCTGCGCAAGGCGGCCCGCTATTTCG GCGGCGGAGACGGGCTGGTGAACCGCTGCCAGTTCGTTGAGGACCACCAGCGCCGATACGGCGTGAAGCGGTTGTGCCGTGTGCTGGGCCTGGCCCGGTCGACCTTCTACTACTGGCGCCGGACGGCGTCGCTGCGGGCAGCCCGGCAGGCGGCCGACGCACGGCTTGCCACCCTGATACGCACCGTCCACCGAGCCTCGGACGGCACCTACGGTGTCCCGAGGATCACCGCCGAGCTTCGCGACGGGGGTGAGGTGGTGAACCACAAACGCGTCGCCCGGGTCATGAAGGCCATCGGCCTGGCCGGGCTCCGCCTGCGCCGCCGGCACCGCACCACCGTCCCCGACCTCACCGTCGCGAAGGTCCCGGCCCTGATCGGCCGCGACTTCACCGCCACCGACGTCAACACCAAGTACGTCGGCGACATCACCTATCTGCCGCTGAGCGGCGGGACGTTCCGCTACCTGGCGACCGTGATCGACCTCGCCTCGCGGCGCCTGGCGGGGTGGGCGATCGCCGACCACATGCGGGCCGACCTCGTCATCGACGCCCTGCATGCGGCCGAACGGACCCGCGGCAATCTCACCGGCGCCATTTTCCACAGCGATCACGGGGCCCAGTACTGCAGCCGGGCCTTCGCCGATGCCTGCCGCGAAGCCGGCGTCACCCAGTCCATGAGCGCGGTCGGCTCCAGCGCGGACAACGCACTCGCCGAGTCGTTCAACGCGACCTGCAAACGGGAGACCCTCCAAGGCCGCCGGGCCTGGGACACCGAGCACGAGGCCCACCTGGACCTCCTCCGCTGGCTCCACCGATACAACACCGTCCGACGCCACTCCCGCCTCGGACATCGCAGCCCCATCGCCTACGAGCGAGCACTCCGAACAACATCAACTACGCTGGCCGAATCCGCATAA
- a CDS encoding GlxA family transcriptional regulator codes for MHHIGVLALEGVVPFELGIPARIFGAARDGTGNRLYSVTTCSLDGHPVRTEADYQLTVSHDASLLTTVDTVVIPPSHALGPIREEGRLPDPLREALAAIRPETRIVAICTGTYVLAAAGLLDGRPATTHWREADRLQRMFPTARINPDVLFIDDGEILTSAGVAAGIDLCLHIVRRDHGSEIANEVARSCVVPPWRDGGQAQYIQRPVPDPTAPGTAPTQAWIMEHLAEPVTLADMAAHANVSVRTFTRRFRDEVGTSPGQWLVRQRVDLARHLLETTDWPVDLVAGRAGFGTGVSLRQHLHAAIGITPQAYRRTFRPTPATLGGG; via the coding sequence ATGCACCACATTGGCGTTCTGGCCCTGGAAGGTGTCGTCCCCTTCGAGCTCGGCATCCCCGCGCGGATCTTCGGCGCCGCCCGCGACGGCACGGGCAACCGGCTCTACTCCGTGACCACGTGCAGCCTGGACGGCCACCCCGTCCGCACCGAGGCCGACTACCAGCTCACCGTCTCCCACGACGCCTCCCTGCTGACCACCGTCGACACCGTCGTCATCCCGCCCTCCCACGCGCTGGGCCCCATTCGCGAGGAGGGCCGCCTGCCCGACCCCCTGCGCGAGGCCCTGGCCGCCATCCGCCCCGAAACCCGGATCGTGGCGATCTGCACCGGCACCTACGTGCTGGCCGCCGCGGGGCTGCTAGACGGCCGCCCCGCCACTACCCACTGGCGCGAAGCCGACCGCCTGCAGCGCATGTTCCCCACCGCGCGCATCAACCCTGACGTCCTCTTCATCGACGACGGCGAGATCCTCACCTCTGCCGGGGTCGCCGCCGGAATCGACCTGTGCCTGCACATCGTCCGCCGCGACCACGGCAGCGAAATCGCCAACGAGGTCGCCCGCTCGTGCGTCGTACCGCCCTGGCGCGACGGCGGACAGGCTCAGTACATCCAGCGCCCCGTCCCCGACCCCACTGCCCCCGGCACCGCCCCCACACAGGCGTGGATCATGGAACACCTCGCCGAACCCGTCACTCTGGCCGATATGGCCGCCCACGCCAACGTCAGCGTGCGCACCTTCACCCGCCGCTTCCGCGACGAGGTCGGCACCAGCCCCGGCCAGTGGCTCGTCCGCCAGCGCGTCGACCTGGCCCGGCACCTGCTGGAGACCACTGACTGGCCCGTCGACCTGGTCGCCGGCCGCGCCGGATTCGGCACCGGTGTCTCCCTGCGCCAGCACCTTCATGCCGCCATCGGGATCACACCCCAGGCATACCGCCGCACCTTCCGCCCCACCCCCGCAACGCTGGGGGGTGGCTAG
- a CDS encoding NADP-dependent oxidoreductase, whose translation MDQATSPSTMRAVSQDAAGAPEVLKTVETQRPVPGRGEILVRVHAAGVNPADWKTRERGVFATGARPPFTLGFDVAGVVEAVGGGVTLFEVGDEVFGMPRFPHPAGAYAEYVAAPTRHFAPRPNGLNHIQAGALPLASLTAWQALVDTANVQPGQRVLIHAAAGGVGHLAVQIAKARGAYVIGTASAAKHELLRSLGADELIDYRTQDFAETLRDVDVVLDTLGGPNWARSLQTLRPGGTLISILPLDDTFPAKEAEAAGIRAVFMLVEPDHAGLREITSLVEDGHLRVIVDAVFPLEEAVRAHTLGEIGRTTGKIVLSIAP comes from the coding sequence ATGGACCAGGCCACCAGCCCCTCGACCATGCGCGCCGTCTCCCAGGACGCCGCTGGAGCCCCGGAGGTCCTCAAGACCGTCGAGACGCAGCGTCCGGTCCCGGGCCGGGGCGAGATCCTGGTCCGGGTGCACGCGGCAGGCGTGAACCCGGCCGACTGGAAGACCCGCGAGCGCGGCGTGTTCGCCACCGGAGCCAGGCCGCCGTTCACCCTGGGCTTCGACGTCGCTGGGGTGGTCGAGGCGGTCGGCGGCGGGGTGACACTCTTCGAGGTCGGCGACGAGGTGTTCGGGATGCCGCGCTTCCCGCACCCGGCGGGGGCCTATGCCGAGTACGTCGCCGCCCCGACCCGCCACTTCGCCCCGCGCCCCAACGGCCTGAACCACATCCAGGCCGGCGCCCTGCCGCTGGCCTCGCTGACCGCTTGGCAGGCCCTGGTGGACACCGCGAACGTCCAGCCCGGCCAGCGCGTCCTGATCCACGCGGCCGCCGGAGGCGTCGGCCACCTGGCCGTGCAGATCGCCAAGGCCCGCGGCGCGTACGTCATCGGCACGGCCAGCGCGGCCAAGCACGAGCTGCTGCGCTCGCTGGGCGCCGACGAGCTGATCGACTACCGCACCCAGGACTTCGCCGAGACCCTCCGCGACGTCGATGTCGTCCTGGACACCCTCGGCGGCCCCAACTGGGCCCGGTCCCTGCAAACGCTGCGGCCGGGCGGCACGCTGATCTCGATCCTGCCGCTGGACGACACCTTCCCCGCGAAGGAGGCCGAGGCGGCCGGTATCCGGGCGGTGTTCATGCTCGTCGAGCCCGACCATGCGGGGTTGCGCGAGATCACCTCCCTGGTCGAGGACGGCCACCTGCGCGTGATTGTCGACGCGGTCTTCCCCCTCGAAGAAGCCGTCCGGGCCCACACGCTGGGCGAGATCGGCCGCACCACCGGCAAGATCGTCCTCTCCATCGCCCCCTGA
- a CDS encoding nuclear transport factor 2 family protein gives MSTITAQASTRDVVDAFFARFGEGDMPALLDLFADDIAFHVGGAPNVPWAGNRTTKDDIAAFFASFGRHLTPAKEYVVATTVVDGDHAVVIGHNRFGVLATGKTFTNHFALHITAAEGKITGYRMYEDSHAISEAFTF, from the coding sequence ATGAGCACCATCACCGCCCAGGCCAGCACCCGTGACGTTGTCGACGCATTCTTCGCCCGCTTCGGCGAAGGCGACATGCCCGCCCTGCTGGACCTGTTCGCCGACGACATTGCCTTCCACGTCGGCGGCGCTCCCAACGTCCCCTGGGCCGGAAACCGCACCACCAAGGACGACATCGCCGCGTTCTTCGCCTCCTTCGGCCGGCACCTCACCCCCGCAAAGGAGTACGTCGTCGCCACGACCGTCGTCGATGGTGACCACGCCGTGGTCATCGGCCACAACCGCTTCGGGGTCCTGGCCACCGGCAAGACCTTCACCAACCACTTTGCCCTCCACATCACCGCAGCCGAAGGCAAGATCACCGGCTACCGCATGTACGAGGACAGCCACGCCATCAGCGAAGCCTTCACCTTCTGA
- a CDS encoding IS6 family transposase produces the protein MIFWLVVPGRDSFVSSASPSYKGHRYPVEVIAHAVWLYFRFPLSFREVEELMLERGVIVSYETIRRWSAKFGQAYADGLRRRRPRPGDKWHLDEVFVKNNGEQKYLWRAVDQDGNVLDILLQSRRDKAAAGRFFRRLMKKTRTVPRVVVTDKLRSYGAAHREVMPSVEHRAHKGLNNRAENSHQPTRQRERAIKGFRSVGGAQRFLSAFSGISPHFRPHRHLMTASDHRAEMTVRFAIWDQITGAAGRPTTA, from the coding sequence ATGATCTTCTGGTTGGTCGTGCCGGGGAGAGATTCGTTCGTGTCGTCCGCGTCGCCGTCGTACAAGGGCCACCGGTACCCGGTGGAGGTGATCGCGCACGCGGTATGGCTGTACTTCCGCTTCCCGCTGTCCTTCCGCGAGGTCGAGGAGCTGATGCTCGAGCGCGGCGTCATCGTCTCCTACGAGACCATCCGCCGCTGGTCCGCCAAGTTCGGCCAGGCCTACGCGGACGGACTGCGCCGCCGTCGGCCACGGCCCGGGGACAAGTGGCACCTGGACGAGGTCTTCGTGAAGAACAACGGAGAGCAGAAGTACCTGTGGCGGGCCGTCGACCAGGACGGCAACGTGCTCGACATCCTCCTGCAGAGCCGCCGGGACAAGGCCGCGGCAGGACGCTTCTTCCGCCGCCTGATGAAGAAGACCCGTACGGTGCCGCGGGTGGTCGTCACCGACAAGCTCCGTTCCTACGGCGCGGCGCACCGCGAGGTCATGCCCTCGGTGGAACACCGTGCCCACAAGGGCCTGAACAACCGGGCCGAGAACAGTCATCAGCCTACCCGGCAGCGCGAACGTGCCATTAAGGGATTCCGCTCCGTCGGCGGGGCCCAGCGGTTCCTGTCCGCGTTCAGCGGCATCTCACCCCACTTCCGCCCTCACCGCCACCTGATGACCGCCTCCGACCACCGAGCCGAGATGACCGTCCGCTTCGCGATCTGGGACCAGATCACCGGCGCTGCCGGCCGGCCCACCACAGCCTGA
- a CDS encoding DNA-binding protein, with protein MINEADIAQQAGVPIATWRRRDAPAFRQHVPTLFPDSRVLVYDLAQAQAHLDGRPIPALPTREHPDDLLNDEEAAALLDVAASTVRAYATQGYLPPGTTVYSLRLWARRDVEKRRNAPPRQGKGGGRPPGTGNGPLKAHAYEGDPRLRTATEALETAEDVPRTRLAAALAAQYGGSTRTWERLLAQAHRSSPSR; from the coding sequence GTGATCAACGAAGCCGACATCGCCCAGCAGGCCGGCGTACCCATCGCCACCTGGCGGCGCCGCGACGCCCCCGCATTCCGCCAGCACGTGCCAACCCTCTTCCCCGACAGTCGCGTCCTGGTCTACGACCTCGCCCAGGCCCAGGCCCACCTCGACGGGCGGCCCATCCCCGCCCTGCCCACCCGCGAACACCCCGACGACCTCCTCAACGACGAGGAGGCCGCCGCCCTGCTCGACGTCGCGGCAAGCACCGTCCGCGCCTACGCGACCCAGGGCTACCTCCCGCCCGGCACAACCGTCTACAGCCTCCGACTCTGGGCCCGACGCGACGTCGAGAAACGCCGCAACGCCCCTCCCCGGCAGGGAAAGGGAGGCGGACGCCCCCCGGGCACAGGGAACGGGCCCCTCAAGGCCCACGCCTACGAAGGCGACCCCCGCCTGCGCACCGCCACCGAGGCACTCGAAACCGCCGAGGACGTCCCCCGTACCCGCCTCGCGGCCGCTCTCGCCGCCCAGTACGGCGGATCAACCCGTACCTGGGAACGGCTCCTCGCCCAAGCCCACCGCAGCTCCCCGTCCCGGTGA
- a CDS encoding DUF7691 family protein: MSSSLSVYLLDVAATRALVGSRDNQLLEAIRNGFGDDLARDDDYFSDAIEEGAPTAYEALRAVIDGEPFSEDRDHAFQYGYAYKRLCSLTGSFLDNDRFTPHRGDWLSVVDEGLNALGVTAVSVEDFSYSDLPDPLPYTFIPGCGEWTPDHIAQALEQFEATKRAVDESGQAPPLESEVVEAVMQCLGWMRHAAGRPGFGVIGFRS; this comes from the coding sequence ATGAGTTCTTCTCTGAGCGTCTACCTGCTCGACGTGGCCGCTACGCGCGCCTTGGTCGGATCCCGCGACAACCAGTTGCTGGAGGCGATCCGCAACGGCTTCGGGGACGACCTGGCACGCGACGACGACTATTTCAGCGACGCGATCGAGGAAGGCGCCCCCACGGCATACGAGGCACTGCGCGCGGTCATCGACGGCGAGCCCTTCAGTGAGGATAGGGACCACGCCTTCCAGTACGGCTACGCCTACAAGCGGCTGTGTTCGCTCACCGGCTCGTTCTTGGACAACGACCGTTTTACGCCGCACCGGGGTGACTGGCTGTCGGTGGTCGACGAGGGCCTGAATGCTCTGGGCGTCACCGCCGTGTCTGTTGAGGACTTCAGCTACAGCGACCTGCCCGATCCTCTGCCGTACACATTCATACCGGGCTGCGGCGAGTGGACGCCCGATCACATCGCACAGGCGCTGGAGCAGTTCGAGGCCACCAAGCGGGCGGTCGACGAGTCGGGCCAGGCGCCACCGCTGGAGTCTGAGGTCGTGGAGGCCGTTATGCAGTGTCTCGGCTGGATGCGGCACGCCGCGGGACGGCCTGGCTTTGGAGTCATCGGCTTCCGGTCCTGA